The following proteins are encoded in a genomic region of Haloarcula marina:
- a CDS encoding DsrE family protein: protein MYAFVHLTSNDEADRQHALRSVTVLGANESLALDDVTLLLHRDAVEMVRPDAPDREWLVDLVADDLTAVVGETCLDARDIAHEDVPDGVELVDSGVSEVVRLQSAGYHYVKIP from the coding sequence ATGTACGCATTTGTCCACCTCACCAGCAACGACGAAGCCGACCGACAGCACGCCTTGCGGTCGGTGACTGTCTTGGGGGCCAACGAGTCGCTGGCCCTCGACGACGTGACGCTGCTCCTCCACAGAGACGCCGTCGAGATGGTCAGGCCGGACGCCCCCGACCGTGAGTGGCTCGTCGACCTCGTGGCCGACGACCTCACCGCCGTCGTCGGCGAGACGTGTCTGGACGCCCGCGACATCGCCCACGAAGACGTGCCGGACGGCGTGGAACTGGTCGACAGCGGCGTGAGCGAGGTGGTCCGCCTGCAGTCGGCGGGCTATCACTACGTCAAAATCCCCTAA
- a CDS encoding universal stress protein — translation MYDNILIPTDGSDTANVAVDHAVDLAAKYGARLHALYVVDIDAVNFGLGTEQVDRIKQGNFGEMTELQDKAESATGAVVSAAEEHDIEVHEEVRVGTPHDVIAGYADNNDIDLVVMGSHGRSGVRRALLGSVTERVLRSTHVPVLVVDEHEAE, via the coding sequence ATGTACGACAACATCCTCATCCCCACGGACGGAAGTGACACCGCGAACGTCGCCGTCGACCACGCGGTCGACCTCGCCGCGAAGTACGGGGCACGGCTCCACGCCCTGTACGTCGTCGACATCGACGCGGTGAACTTCGGCCTCGGCACCGAGCAGGTCGACCGCATCAAACAGGGCAACTTCGGCGAGATGACCGAGTTGCAGGACAAGGCCGAGAGCGCCACCGGGGCCGTCGTCTCGGCCGCCGAAGAACACGATATCGAAGTCCACGAGGAGGTCCGCGTCGGCACGCCCCACGACGTCATCGCGGGCTACGCCGACAACAACGACATCGACCTCGTCGTGATGGGGAGCCACGGCCGTTCGGGCGTCCGCCGTGCCCTGCTCGGTAGCGTCACCGAGCGCGTCCTTCGGTCGACCCACGTGCCGGTACTGGTCGTCGACGAACACGAGGCGGAGTAA
- the rnhB gene encoding ribonuclease HII, which produces MRFGVDEAGKGPVLGSMFAAAVRAETAALPDGVGDSKGIAPDRRERLDEEIRAAADAVAVAEIPVARIDDPETDMNTLTVAAHAEALSGVAADGLGGTVDAGDTDAERFGRRVADRVDATVTVTAEHGADETDPLVGAASIVAKVARDAHVAALAERYGEVGSGYPSDPTTRAFLAAYVEDNGVLPDCARTTWSTCDDVLAAAEQASLGDF; this is translated from the coding sequence ATGCGATTCGGTGTCGACGAGGCCGGGAAGGGACCGGTTCTGGGGTCGATGTTCGCCGCGGCCGTCCGCGCGGAGACGGCGGCCCTGCCCGACGGCGTCGGCGACTCGAAGGGCATCGCGCCCGACCGGCGAGAGCGATTGGACGAGGAGATTCGAGCGGCCGCCGACGCCGTCGCCGTCGCCGAAATCCCCGTCGCGCGTATCGACGACCCCGAGACGGACATGAACACGCTGACCGTCGCGGCCCACGCCGAGGCGCTCTCGGGCGTCGCCGCGGACGGTCTCGGCGGGACGGTCGACGCGGGCGACACCGACGCCGAGCGATTCGGTCGCCGGGTCGCCGACCGCGTCGACGCGACCGTGACCGTCACGGCCGAACACGGCGCAGACGAAACGGACCCGCTGGTGGGTGCGGCCTCCATCGTCGCAAAAGTGGCCCGCGACGCGCACGTCGCGGCGCTGGCCGAACGGTACGGCGAAGTCGGGTCGGGCTATCCGAGCGACCCGACGACGCGGGCGTTCCTCGCGGCGTACGTCGAGGACAACGGCGTGCTCCCCGACTGCGCCCGCACCACGTGGTCGACCTGTGACGACGTTCTCGCGGCGGCCGAACAGGCGTCGCTCGGCGATTTCTGA
- a CDS encoding DUF5812 family protein, producing the protein MSTKDGTFLVTHADDESVTLRDVADSQVLTLSENPGLDVGTVVEATVEPEPPMEVTYTVADLRDERTIPVERTDLEPTAQAKDLAADQPVGDLTTRERAGEGEIHVLTVDEDGADAAADEVVDDEATLARAARLGVDRVEVRTATGVVSVRYLPD; encoded by the coding sequence ATGAGCACGAAAGACGGGACGTTTCTCGTCACCCACGCCGACGACGAATCGGTAACGTTGCGCGACGTGGCTGACTCGCAGGTGCTGACCCTCTCGGAGAATCCCGGTCTCGACGTCGGCACGGTGGTCGAGGCGACGGTCGAACCCGAACCGCCGATGGAGGTCACCTACACCGTCGCCGACCTCCGCGACGAGCGGACCATCCCGGTCGAACGCACCGACCTCGAACCGACGGCACAGGCCAAAGACCTCGCGGCCGACCAGCCAGTCGGCGACCTCACGACGCGCGAACGCGCCGGTGAGGGCGAGATTCACGTCCTCACCGTCGACGAGGACGGCGCGGACGCGGCCGCCGACGAAGTCGTCGACGACGAGGCGACCCTCGCACGGGCCGCCCGTCTCGGCGTCGACCGGGTGGAGGTCCGAACCGCCACCGGCGTCGTGAGCGTGCGGTATCTGCCGGACTGA
- a CDS encoding tRNA pseudouridine(54/55) synthase Pus10: MSILDDAQAALDTGPLCDACLGRLFADRSFGLTNAERGHALRVTLALDADEPFEADEDCWVCEGESDRVDWWAEQAATAVRGYEFATYQVGTKVPPLFEENDALLREDVGLDEEAGEALKTELNREVGKRIGRLTDTEVEFGRPDVQFTLDVATDEVDVQVNSAFVYGRYRKLQRDIPQTKWPCNDCNGTGLWQGQPCEGCDGTGYRYDESVEQLTAPVVTEAMEGEAATFHGAGREDVDALMLESGRPFVIEVADPHVRDVDTAALERDVNEFADGKVEVEGLRLATHDMVERVKELDASKTYRMDVEFDDPVTAEALQAALDDLEGATIEQDTPQRVAHRRADLTRTRGVYAASGELVDDRHADIRIHGEGGLYVKELVSSDEGRTEPSLAGLLGVGAVVTALDVVDVEGEDEPFATEEFFRE; the protein is encoded by the coding sequence ATGAGTATACTCGACGACGCGCAGGCCGCGCTTGACACCGGCCCGCTCTGTGACGCCTGCCTCGGACGGCTGTTCGCCGACCGGAGTTTCGGGCTGACCAACGCCGAGCGCGGCCACGCCCTCCGCGTGACCCTCGCGCTCGACGCCGACGAACCCTTCGAGGCCGACGAGGACTGCTGGGTCTGCGAGGGCGAGAGCGACCGCGTCGACTGGTGGGCCGAACAGGCGGCGACGGCGGTGCGCGGCTACGAGTTCGCGACCTATCAGGTCGGCACGAAGGTCCCGCCACTGTTCGAGGAGAACGACGCGCTCCTCCGAGAGGACGTGGGACTCGACGAGGAGGCGGGCGAGGCCCTGAAGACCGAACTGAACCGCGAGGTCGGCAAGCGCATCGGCCGGTTGACCGACACCGAAGTCGAGTTCGGACGGCCGGACGTGCAGTTCACGCTCGACGTGGCGACCGACGAGGTGGACGTGCAGGTCAACTCCGCGTTCGTCTACGGTCGCTACCGGAAACTCCAGCGCGACATCCCGCAGACGAAGTGGCCCTGCAACGACTGCAACGGCACGGGCCTCTGGCAGGGCCAGCCCTGTGAGGGATGTGATGGGACCGGCTACCGCTACGACGAGAGCGTCGAGCAACTGACCGCGCCCGTCGTCACCGAGGCCATGGAGGGCGAGGCCGCGACGTTCCACGGCGCGGGCCGTGAGGACGTGGACGCGCTGATGCTCGAATCCGGTCGCCCGTTCGTCATCGAGGTGGCCGACCCCCACGTTCGGGACGTCGACACCGCGGCGCTCGAACGCGACGTCAACGAGTTCGCCGACGGGAAAGTCGAGGTCGAGGGGCTTCGACTGGCGACCCACGACATGGTCGAACGCGTGAAGGAACTGGACGCCTCGAAGACCTACCGGATGGACGTGGAGTTCGACGACCCGGTCACCGCGGAGGCGCTACAGGCCGCGCTCGACGACCTCGAAGGCGCGACCATCGAGCAGGACACGCCACAGCGAGTCGCCCACCGACGCGCCGACCTCACGCGCACCCGCGGGGTGTACGCCGCCAGCGGCGAACTCGTCGACGACCGTCACGCCGACATCCGCATCCACGGCGAGGGCGGCCTCTACGTGAAGGAACTCGTCTCCAGCGACGAGGGGCGAACGGAACCGAGTCTCGCCGGACTGCTGGGCGTCGGCGCCGTCGTGACCGCACTCGACGTGGTCGACGTGGAGGGCGAAGACGAACCGTTCGCCACAGAGGAGTTCTTCCGCGAGTAG
- a CDS encoding glucose-6-phosphate isomerase — protein sequence MYVDIGAALGTVADPGVDEDALDGLDDRVASAHERIARGREDGEFGYAALNLPERTDAAAIESAVESVADAEYVLTVGIGGSALGAKTVTAALADDPDRHVILDNVDPEHVRRTLDSLPLAETAINVVSKSGTTAETLANFLVVRDTYEDLDIDWTELTVVTTGESGPLRELADEHDLPTLPVPDGVPGRFAALSSVGLVPAAILGLDIEGLLDGAASVADGLGPSLYDTPAYAYGAMAYALEEEGASVNAVMPYAERLEFFAEWFAQLWAESLGKDGRGQTPARALGATDQHSQLQLYRAGPRDKMVTVVRPRERAAVDVPDTDHDSLSYFAGTGLGELLDAEYDATVASLSAAGRPAVEVEIDRLDAHGLGELLYAMEAACVLVGELADVETFTQPAVEWGKRAARGLLAGEDTEETRTVADRPSYVVE from the coding sequence ATGTACGTTGACATCGGTGCCGCACTCGGCACCGTCGCCGACCCCGGCGTCGACGAGGACGCCCTCGACGGCCTTGACGACCGCGTGGCGTCGGCCCACGAACGCATCGCCCGCGGCCGCGAGGACGGCGAGTTCGGCTACGCCGCGCTGAACCTCCCCGAGCGAACCGACGCGGCCGCCATCGAATCGGCCGTCGAATCCGTCGCGGACGCCGAGTACGTCCTCACCGTCGGCATCGGCGGGTCCGCGCTGGGCGCGAAGACGGTTACGGCGGCGCTGGCCGACGACCCCGACCGACACGTCATCCTCGACAACGTCGACCCAGAACACGTCCGCCGGACGCTGGACTCGCTCCCGCTGGCGGAGACGGCCATCAACGTCGTCTCGAAGTCCGGCACGACGGCGGAGACGCTGGCGAACTTCCTCGTCGTCCGCGATACCTACGAGGACCTCGACATCGACTGGACCGAGTTGACCGTCGTCACGACCGGCGAGTCGGGACCGCTCCGGGAACTGGCCGACGAACACGACCTGCCGACGCTCCCGGTTCCGGACGGCGTCCCCGGCCGGTTCGCCGCGCTGTCTTCGGTCGGACTCGTCCCTGCCGCTATCTTGGGACTGGACATCGAGGGACTGCTCGACGGCGCGGCGAGCGTCGCCGACGGCCTCGGGCCGTCGCTGTACGACACTCCGGCGTACGCCTACGGCGCGATGGCCTACGCACTCGAAGAAGAAGGCGCGAGCGTCAACGCCGTCATGCCCTACGCCGAGCGACTGGAGTTCTTCGCCGAGTGGTTCGCCCAACTGTGGGCCGAGAGTCTGGGGAAAGACGGCCGCGGACAGACCCCCGCCCGCGCCCTCGGTGCGACCGACCAGCACTCCCAACTCCAACTGTACCGGGCCGGCCCGCGGGACAAGATGGTGACCGTCGTCCGCCCCCGCGAACGGGCCGCCGTCGACGTGCCCGACACCGACCACGACTCGCTCTCGTACTTCGCCGGGACGGGCCTCGGCGAACTGCTGGACGCCGAGTACGACGCGACGGTGGCGAGTCTCTCGGCGGCCGGGCGGCCCGCCGTCGAGGTGGAAATCGACCGTCTGGACGCCCACGGCCTCGGCGAACTCCTCTACGCGATGGAGGCCGCCTGCGTCCTCGTGGGCGAGTTGGCCGACGTGGAGACGTTCACCCAACCGGCCGTCGAGTGGGGGAAACGCGCCGCTCGGGGCCTGCTCGCCGGTGAGGACACCGAGGAGACGCGAACCGTCGCCGACCGGCCGAGTTACGTAGTGGAGTAG
- a CDS encoding mechanosensitive ion channel family protein, with amino-acid sequence MQLGGIVDSLAALPVWQGFTLLILGGIVLAALVQFFGDRFVRRVTDHIDGQVDDIVLKGVHRALYVSIAIAGGYVGTQVYDISPSVAVPLEAGTLSLVIVVWMVTLMRVGRRASNVATDSRYIDRQVVPILQNVWSALIAGAAVFLLLVLWDVDVTPLLASAGVVGIVVGLAARDTLANFFGSLSLYLDGTYKVGDFVVLETGERGRVEDISVRSTVIRTRDDILVTVPNSKLSNAAIVNESTPKQKRRIRVPIGVAYGTDIDILEEILLELAVAEDLVVDRPKPRVRFREFGGSSLDFELLCWVSNPAVNARTIHNLNCAIYKRFQTEGIEIPFPQRDVSVSVTDVPGELFAEARDDAFGGEVPTDGGRDER; translated from the coding sequence ATGCAACTGGGTGGTATCGTCGATTCGCTCGCCGCGTTGCCGGTCTGGCAGGGATTTACGCTCCTCATTCTGGGCGGTATCGTGCTGGCCGCGCTCGTCCAGTTTTTCGGCGACCGGTTCGTCAGGCGCGTCACCGACCACATCGACGGGCAGGTCGACGATATCGTCCTCAAAGGCGTCCACCGGGCGCTGTACGTCAGCATCGCCATCGCCGGTGGCTACGTCGGGACGCAGGTGTACGACATTTCCCCGTCCGTCGCCGTCCCCCTCGAAGCGGGGACGCTCTCGCTCGTCATCGTCGTCTGGATGGTGACGCTGATGCGGGTGGGCCGCCGGGCCTCGAACGTCGCCACCGATAGCCGCTACATCGACCGGCAGGTGGTCCCCATCCTCCAGAACGTCTGGAGCGCACTCATCGCCGGGGCCGCCGTCTTCCTCTTGCTCGTGCTGTGGGACGTGGACGTGACGCCGTTGCTCGCGTCGGCGGGCGTCGTCGGTATCGTCGTCGGCCTCGCCGCGAGAGACACGCTGGCGAACTTCTTCGGGTCGCTGTCGCTCTATCTCGACGGGACCTACAAGGTCGGTGACTTCGTCGTCTTGGAGACCGGCGAACGCGGCCGCGTCGAGGACATCTCCGTGCGCTCGACGGTCATCCGGACCCGCGACGACATCCTCGTCACCGTGCCGAACTCGAAACTGTCGAACGCCGCCATCGTCAACGAGTCGACCCCGAAACAGAAGCGGCGCATTCGCGTCCCCATCGGCGTCGCCTACGGGACCGACATCGACATCCTCGAGGAGATACTGCTGGAACTGGCCGTGGCCGAGGACTTGGTCGTCGACCGCCCCAAACCCCGCGTTCGGTTCCGGGAGTTCGGCGGGTCCTCGCTGGACTTCGAACTCCTGTGTTGGGTGTCGAATCCGGCGGTGAACGCTCGGACCATCCACAACCTCAACTGCGCCATCTACAAGCGCTTTCAGACGGAGGGTATCGAGATTCCGTTCCCACAGCGAGACGTCTCGGTATCGGTGACCGACGTGCCGGGCGAGTTGTTCGCCGAGGCGCGCGACGACGCGTTCGGCGGTGAGGTCCCCACCGACGGCGGCCGCGACGAGCGGTAA
- a CDS encoding DUF7344 domain-containing protein, producing MAESESQLDRVYRALAAEERRLAVACLQSHQELTLPDLAELVVERQRDTDLASVSGERVRDTYFLLYHNHVPILEECGLIRYRQDDDMVVASPTLPDALDRLRADVESLNDPADGLVE from the coding sequence ATGGCCGAATCGGAGTCGCAGTTGGACCGCGTCTACCGCGCGCTCGCCGCCGAGGAACGACGGCTCGCGGTGGCGTGTCTCCAGTCCCATCAGGAACTGACGCTCCCGGACCTCGCGGAGTTGGTCGTCGAGCGCCAGCGCGATACCGACCTCGCCAGCGTCTCCGGTGAACGAGTCCGCGACACGTACTTCCTCCTGTACCACAACCACGTCCCGATTCTCGAAGAGTGTGGGCTGATACGGTACCGCCAAGACGACGATATGGTCGTCGCGTCGCCGACGCTCCCCGACGCGCTCGACCGACTCCGCGCGGACGTCGAGTCGCTCAACGACCCGGCCGACGGCCTCGTGGAGTGA
- a CDS encoding undecaprenyl-diphosphate phosphatase gives MNAILVAVLLGLLQGVLEWIPVSSEGGVALASTALSGLNPADATRLALFLHGGTAIAAVGYYRGELRDITRSAASLSRRPFAAETADLSFLVVATAATGLTGLPAYLLLETAVSELEGGLFLAFVGGLLVVTGLVQRFAATLSLGERTRPNWVDALLVGGLQGIAILPGVSRSGTTVSALLLRGHEGESSLRLSFLLSIPAALAANALVLADTGVPSISPTEAVVALAVSAVVGYLTVDALVRLVREVPFWAVCVVFGGLGVVGGLLVTV, from the coding sequence GTGAACGCGATTCTCGTCGCCGTCTTGCTGGGCCTCTTACAGGGGGTTCTGGAGTGGATTCCCGTCTCCAGCGAGGGCGGCGTGGCGCTGGCGTCGACGGCGCTGTCGGGGCTGAACCCGGCCGACGCGACGCGGTTGGCGCTGTTCCTCCACGGCGGGACGGCTATCGCCGCCGTCGGCTACTACCGCGGCGAACTCCGCGACATCACTCGCTCGGCGGCCAGTCTCTCGCGTCGCCCGTTCGCCGCCGAGACGGCTGACCTCTCCTTTCTGGTCGTCGCGACGGCGGCGACTGGCCTGACCGGCCTCCCCGCCTACCTCCTCTTGGAGACGGCCGTCTCCGAACTCGAAGGGGGGCTGTTCCTCGCGTTCGTCGGCGGCTTGCTCGTCGTGACCGGCCTCGTCCAGCGATTCGCGGCCACTCTCTCGCTCGGCGAGCGGACGCGCCCGAACTGGGTCGACGCCCTCCTCGTCGGCGGCCTCCAGGGAATCGCCATCCTCCCCGGCGTCTCCAGGTCTGGAACGACGGTCAGCGCCCTCCTGTTGCGCGGCCACGAGGGCGAGTCCTCGCTTAGGCTCTCTTTTCTCCTATCCATTCCCGCGGCGCTGGCGGCTAACGCGCTCGTTCTCGCCGATACGGGAGTCCCGTCTATCTCACCCACCGAGGCCGTCGTCGCCCTCGCGGTCAGCGCTGTCGTGGGGTATCTTACGGTGGACGCGCTGGTCCGCCTCGTCCGCGAAGTGCCGTTCTGGGCGGTCTGTGTCGTCTTCGGCGGCCTCGGCGTCGTCGGCGGTCTGCTGGTGACTGTGTGA
- a CDS encoding preprotein translocase subunit SecD, whose amino-acid sequence MSTIRDNWRIGLLVVLLLASSVALFVPGTPPGASADDGAGNASKLTNLQYGIQLSGGTRIRAPIVGTTAEGVDVAANDSTQLAETVAAELGVDPIDVEVRSGGPNQNGTVEVFTRNVTDEELRTTLEQAGYSPTTVRDGVTPATRSEMVESVTEKIQTSALSGGRVQEVSSPGGRSFISITAPDREPEELIDILEERGVVRVYAVHQENGSWVQDEVLQQNEFAGIGTAQQQDGEAYVPVTVESSAAEDFQEEMVRVGFGDGQTVRCTASRDEHSSVETIQSNCLVATLNGEPVFIGGVDSGLSQSFADGTFADNPSFRMTTGPAESGGMDDARNLALSLKAGRLPAPLDFERSDQFSLSPALAEQFQQNSLLTGLLAVVAVSLVVYARYGRPEVAFPMIVTALSEVFILLGFVAFVQYPLNLSHLAGFIAVIGTGVDDLIIIADEILQQGKVETGRVFESRFRKAFWVIGAAAATTIVAMSPLMVLSLGDLSGFAIITIVGVLIGVLVTRPAYGDILRNLVLDED is encoded by the coding sequence ATGAGTACGATTCGCGACAACTGGCGCATCGGGCTGCTCGTCGTCCTCTTACTGGCGAGTTCCGTCGCGCTGTTCGTGCCGGGCACGCCGCCGGGCGCGTCGGCCGACGACGGGGCTGGGAACGCATCGAAACTGACCAACCTCCAGTACGGCATCCAACTGTCCGGCGGGACCCGCATCCGCGCGCCAATCGTCGGAACCACCGCCGAAGGCGTCGACGTTGCGGCCAACGACTCGACCCAACTCGCCGAAACCGTCGCCGCGGAACTCGGCGTCGACCCCATAGACGTGGAAGTCCGGTCGGGCGGTCCCAACCAGAACGGGACTGTCGAGGTGTTCACCCGGAACGTCACCGACGAGGAGTTGCGGACCACGCTCGAACAGGCGGGCTACTCCCCGACGACCGTCCGCGACGGCGTCACCCCGGCGACGCGGTCCGAGATGGTCGAGAGCGTCACCGAGAAGATACAGACCTCCGCGCTCAGCGGCGGGCGCGTCCAAGAGGTGAGTTCGCCCGGCGGCCGGAGTTTCATCAGCATCACCGCACCCGACCGCGAACCGGAGGAACTCATCGACATCCTCGAAGAACGTGGCGTCGTCCGCGTCTATGCCGTCCACCAAGAGAACGGGTCGTGGGTCCAGGACGAGGTGCTCCAGCAGAACGAGTTCGCCGGTATCGGGACCGCACAGCAGCAAGACGGCGAAGCGTACGTCCCGGTGACCGTCGAGTCCAGCGCCGCAGAAGACTTCCAAGAGGAGATGGTTCGGGTCGGCTTCGGCGACGGTCAGACGGTTCGGTGTACGGCGAGTCGGGACGAACACTCCAGCGTGGAGACCATTCAGTCCAACTGTCTGGTCGCGACGCTCAACGGCGAACCGGTGTTCATCGGCGGCGTCGATAGCGGCCTCTCGCAGTCCTTCGCCGACGGGACGTTCGCGGACAATCCGAGTTTCCGGATGACGACCGGTCCCGCCGAATCGGGCGGGATGGACGACGCTCGGAACCTCGCGCTCAGCCTGAAGGCGGGTCGACTGCCCGCGCCGCTTGACTTCGAGCGGTCCGACCAGTTCTCGCTGAGTCCGGCGCTGGCCGAGCAGTTCCAGCAGAACTCCCTGCTGACGGGCTTGCTCGCCGTCGTCGCGGTGAGTCTGGTCGTCTACGCTCGGTACGGCCGCCCCGAGGTGGCGTTCCCGATGATCGTGACCGCCCTGTCGGAGGTGTTCATCCTCCTCGGGTTCGTCGCGTTCGTCCAGTACCCGCTCAATCTCTCGCACCTCGCGGGGTTCATCGCCGTCATCGGGACGGGGGTGGACGACCTCATCATCATCGCCGACGAGATTCTCCAGCAGGGGAAAGTCGAGACGGGCCGGGTGTTCGAAAGCCGGTTCCGCAAGGCGTTCTGGGTCATCGGCGCGGCGGCGGCGACGACCATCGTCGCCATGAGTCCGCTGATGGTCCTCTCGCTGGGTGACCTCTCCGGGTTCGCCATCATCACCATCGTCGGCGTCCTCATCGGCGTCCTCGTGACGCGTCCGGCCTACGGGGACATCCTCCGCAATCTCGTCCTCGACGAGGACTGA
- the secF gene encoding protein translocase subunit SecF, translating into MVAFEVPEVDYTQYTNRQLVAIPLVVLALALVVLAAWWAMTGSPVALGIDFTGGSEVTVETTLSQSEVRAAFDEPVVSVQGAQDNQYIVTFDSANIDAIRTTVDSNPDMERLRSGRTSPIFGEENQLMAVVGVGVAFLGMSLLAFAFFRTFVPSIAIVISAFSDIVIPVAIMNLVGIKLSLGTVAALLMLIGYSVDSDILLNNHVLRRSGGFYESTYRAMRTGVTMTLTSMAAMAVMAVTATLFGIDLMASIGLVLVLGLAADLMNTYMLNVTLLRWYKYEGVNR; encoded by the coding sequence ATGGTCGCGTTCGAGGTCCCGGAAGTCGATTACACGCAGTACACCAACCGCCAGTTGGTGGCGATACCGCTGGTTGTGTTGGCGCTGGCACTCGTGGTCCTCGCCGCGTGGTGGGCGATGACCGGGTCGCCCGTCGCGCTGGGTATCGACTTCACGGGCGGGTCGGAGGTCACCGTCGAGACGACGCTCTCACAGTCGGAGGTCCGAGCGGCCTTCGACGAACCGGTCGTCTCGGTGCAGGGCGCACAAGACAACCAGTACATCGTCACGTTCGACTCGGCGAACATCGACGCCATTCGGACGACGGTGGACAGTAATCCGGACATGGAGCGGTTGCGGAGCGGCCGCACCTCCCCGATATTCGGGGAAGAGAACCAACTGATGGCCGTGGTCGGCGTCGGCGTCGCCTTCCTCGGGATGAGTCTGCTCGCCTTCGCCTTCTTCCGCACGTTCGTCCCGAGCATCGCCATCGTCATCTCGGCCTTCTCGGACATCGTCATCCCCGTCGCCATCATGAATCTCGTGGGCATCAAGCTCTCTCTGGGGACCGTCGCCGCCCTCCTGATGCTCATCGGTTACAGTGTCGACTCGGACATCCTGTTGAACAACCACGTCCTCCGCCGGTCGGGCGGGTTCTACGAGTCGACGTACCGCGCGATGCGCACCGGTGTCACGATGACGCTCACCTCCATGGCCGCGATGGCCGTGATGGCCGTCACCGCGACGCTGTTCGGCATCGACCTGATGGCGTCTATCGGCCTCGTTCTCGTGCTCGGACTGGCCGCCGACCTGATGAACACCTACATGCTCAACGTCACGCTGCTTCGCTGGTACAAGTACGAGGGGGTCAATCGATGA
- a CDS encoding CheF family chemotaxis protein yields MSGDERKILDTSGDFQYAVRDGEEVTDPQWRSCRLIVTNKRLVLATNGSKQPIPHANVSLVDDADAPENAPADATALEVGNNVLVVDASNVDDFAFEYCRATLIGQVVLAKHPAVVGGVVQEDAEWSKARFRLDDGEVTLQFPGGGSTAFDIDDVGTIETGDSTVMGETRSVVEVEHTDEEGRSVETHFSGMGHHTAALEALFSGVVDRREGDYELSEMESQVLMALYSGVSPFEMADFVGTTPDEVEEIYQNLLDAGAVDEVRTRTEVALNAQGRNMASEAMSGE; encoded by the coding sequence ATGAGTGGTGACGAACGAAAGATACTGGACACGTCGGGGGATTTCCAGTACGCCGTCCGGGACGGCGAGGAGGTCACCGACCCGCAGTGGCGTTCCTGCCGCCTCATCGTCACCAACAAGCGACTCGTCCTCGCGACCAACGGGAGCAAACAGCCGATTCCGCACGCGAACGTCTCGCTCGTCGACGATGCCGACGCCCCCGAGAACGCGCCCGCAGACGCGACGGCGTTGGAAGTCGGCAACAACGTCCTCGTGGTCGACGCGTCAAACGTCGACGACTTCGCGTTCGAGTACTGTCGAGCGACGCTTATCGGGCAGGTCGTCCTCGCGAAACACCCGGCCGTCGTCGGCGGCGTCGTCCAAGAGGACGCCGAGTGGTCGAAGGCACGGTTTCGACTCGACGACGGCGAGGTCACCCTCCAGTTCCCCGGGGGCGGGTCGACGGCCTTCGACATCGACGACGTGGGGACTATCGAAACGGGCGACAGCACCGTCATGGGCGAGACGCGCTCGGTCGTCGAAGTCGAACACACCGACGAGGAGGGCCGGAGCGTCGAGACGCACTTCTCCGGGATGGGCCACCACACCGCCGCGCTCGAAGCGCTGTTCTCCGGTGTCGTCGACCGACGAGAGGGCGATTACGAACTCTCGGAGATGGAGAGTCAGGTCCTGATGGCGCTGTATTCGGGCGTTTCGCCGTTCGAGATGGCCGATTTCGTCGGCACGACGCCCGACGAAGTCGAGGAGATTTATCAGAACTTGCTCGACGCCGGTGCCGTGGACGAGGTCAGGACGCGGACGGAAGTGGCGCTGAACGCGCAGGGCCGGAATATGGCGAGCGAAGCGATGAGTGGGGAGTAG